A single genomic interval of Chitinophaga sp. 180180018-3 harbors:
- a CDS encoding AraC family transcriptional regulator → MALITKNIKPTAALSDFVESYWMLHNASDEEKEVILLPDGRIDLFFSSSGTESFHVTIIGLGTLPTRATIAPQTLTFAISFNLLATEYILHQSVAGIVDSALDLPADFWGFTATDLHDFDLFCRKASQKITTLLPASMDERKRTLFQLIYSTNGAMTVKALSEKVFWSSRQINRYFSRQYGLSLKSYCMILLFRASFQHIKAGKLFPEQDFTDQSHFIKAVKKLAGVSPKELNRNQNDRFIQFSLLPGK, encoded by the coding sequence ATGGCTTTGATCACAAAAAATATAAAACCAACTGCGGCCTTATCCGACTTTGTTGAAAGTTACTGGATGCTGCATAATGCTTCCGATGAAGAAAAGGAAGTGATCCTGCTGCCGGATGGCAGAATCGATCTGTTCTTTTCCAGCTCAGGAACCGAGTCTTTTCATGTAACCATAATTGGGTTAGGAACCCTACCAACACGCGCAACTATAGCGCCACAAACACTCACATTTGCTATCAGCTTCAACCTGCTGGCAACTGAGTATATACTTCATCAAAGTGTTGCCGGTATAGTAGACAGTGCGCTGGATCTGCCTGCGGACTTCTGGGGATTTACAGCAACAGACCTCCATGATTTTGATCTTTTTTGCCGGAAGGCGTCTCAGAAAATAACAACACTATTACCTGCTTCAATGGACGAGCGCAAGCGCACGCTCTTTCAGCTGATCTACTCCACCAACGGGGCGATGACCGTGAAAGCGCTTTCTGAAAAAGTATTTTGGAGCAGCCGCCAGATCAATCGCTATTTCAGCCGGCAGTACGGTCTTTCGCTGAAATCATATTGCATGATCCTCTTGTTCCGGGCTTCTTTTCAGCACATTAAAGCCGGCAAACTATTTCCGGAACAAGACTTCACCGATCAGTCGCATTTCATCAAAGCCGTCAAAAAACTGGCTGGAGTTTCACCCAAAGAGCTTAATCGTAACCAAAACGACCGATTTATACAATTTTCATTATTACCCGGGAAATAA
- a CDS encoding helix-turn-helix domain-containing protein, translated as MSGRQAYHQFRIPVPAAFEEVFVHFYFAENKSGETITQTLLPSYQTIMVFSFGAPASFISKQHTQVTMDKCLVAGPIRQSLEYSLAPNAAILVANFKDDAFYRFFGDASIAAQQPVHPDSLFNENCFTALWTELNEMDNVQHQVDHILEFCRPYLRNRSHIAQQLSGFTESNISVIKETAQKNNLSERAIQINHKKLLGYSAKELSRYQRFMKAVQLIQTSAVAGSGMDWFEIVVACGYYDQSQLIHDFKHYLNLSPSKYLQFQQDICNPLP; from the coding sequence ATGAGCGGGCGCCAGGCATACCATCAATTCAGAATACCCGTACCTGCTGCGTTTGAGGAAGTGTTCGTTCATTTCTATTTTGCAGAAAACAAGTCTGGCGAAACTATCACCCAAACACTGTTGCCTTCGTATCAGACCATCATGGTATTCAGTTTTGGTGCTCCTGCTTCTTTTATCAGCAAACAGCATACGCAGGTGACGATGGACAAATGTCTTGTTGCCGGCCCTATCAGGCAATCGCTTGAATATTCCCTGGCGCCCAACGCTGCTATACTGGTGGCAAATTTTAAGGATGATGCCTTTTACCGTTTCTTTGGTGATGCTTCAATAGCGGCACAGCAACCCGTTCACCCGGATAGCCTGTTTAACGAAAACTGCTTTACTGCGCTGTGGACGGAGTTGAACGAAATGGATAATGTACAGCACCAGGTTGATCACATACTGGAATTCTGCCGGCCCTATTTGCGTAACCGCAGCCATATCGCACAGCAGTTATCCGGCTTCACTGAAAGCAATATCAGTGTTATCAAAGAAACTGCGCAAAAAAATAACCTGAGCGAAAGGGCCATACAAATCAATCATAAAAAATTGCTTGGATATTCCGCCAAAGAGCTCAGCCGCTATCAGCGCTTTATGAAGGCAGTTCAGTTGATACAAACATCCGCTGTGGCAGGATCAGGGATGGATTGGTTTGAGATCGTGGTGGCATGTGGCTACTACGACCAGAGTCAGCTTATTCACGACTTCAAACATTACCTCAACCTGAGCCCTTCGAAATACCTGCAATTCCAGCAGGATATCTGTAACCCTTTACCGTGA
- a CDS encoding alpha/beta hydrolase, with amino-acid sequence MKKKCLTLLICLTAMASYAQQQFPLYPDSIPNATGAPDEEQRRPDKVVDTVVSKVSRPTLTVYQPPAGKANGTAVIICPGGGYHVLCIKMEGEKIAKAFNKMGVTAFVLKYRMPDPHTMRDPSIGPLQDAQQAILTVRSQAARWHVNPARIGIMGFSAGGHLASTAGTHFSHAYINNPAGISLRPDFMVLVYPVVSFSDSIGHIGSRNNLLGATPSPDQVRLFSNELQVTAATPTTFLVHATDDTVVPVENSLQFYGALHRNKIPAAIHIYERGEHGFLGNPPFDEWFGRCLYWMKDKGWLKK; translated from the coding sequence ATGAAGAAAAAATGCCTGACACTGCTCATCTGCTTAACAGCAATGGCCAGCTATGCACAACAGCAGTTCCCGCTTTACCCTGATAGCATTCCCAATGCCACAGGTGCGCCGGACGAGGAACAGCGCCGGCCCGATAAAGTAGTGGATACCGTAGTATCGAAAGTATCCCGGCCCACACTTACCGTTTATCAGCCACCGGCAGGCAAGGCCAATGGTACCGCTGTGATCATTTGTCCGGGTGGCGGTTACCATGTTCTCTGCATCAAAATGGAAGGTGAAAAAATAGCAAAGGCATTCAACAAAATGGGAGTAACCGCATTTGTGCTCAAATACCGGATGCCGGATCCGCACACCATGCGGGATCCTTCCATAGGGCCGCTGCAGGATGCGCAACAGGCAATTCTTACCGTACGCAGTCAGGCTGCCCGCTGGCATGTTAACCCCGCGCGGATTGGTATCATGGGCTTCTCCGCCGGAGGCCATCTGGCATCTACAGCAGGAACACATTTCTCACATGCTTACATCAATAATCCTGCAGGCATCAGTCTACGTCCGGATTTCATGGTGTTGGTATATCCTGTTGTCAGCTTTTCAGATAGCATCGGGCACATCGGATCGCGGAACAATCTGCTTGGCGCAACGCCTTCTCCTGATCAGGTCAGGTTGTTTTCCAATGAGCTGCAGGTAACAGCTGCAACGCCTACTACGTTCCTGGTTCATGCAACTGATGATACGGTTGTGCCGGTAGAAAACAGCCTGCAGTTTTACGGAGCATTGCACCGCAATAAAATACCCGCCGCTATACACATTTACGAAAGAGGGGAGCATGGTTTTTTAGGTAACCCGCCATTCGATGAATGGTTTGGCCGTTGCCTGTACTGGATGAAGGATAAGGGCTGGCTGAAGAAGTAA
- a CDS encoding NAD(P)/FAD-dependent oxidoreductase produces the protein MILIKEKSIAIVGGGPGGLTLAKLLQQKGASVKVYERDLNADVRQQGATLDLHDDSGLKALQAAGLMEQFRQHYRPGADKVRVVDENAVLYRDDHTRGKEEHFGNSYFRPEIDRGPLRDILITSLQPGTIVWDSHFIAMEKEGNGWLLRFNNGTKAYADLVIAADGAHSKIRPLISDIPPVYSGLTVVEANIYNAAKNAPALYSLLKGGKVFAIGKEKSLILSSKGNGSLSFYTGCWEDENWVQQCGIDFNDRHQVFDWFKECFVDWDPLWHELFSTDEVYFIPRPMYHYPLDQHWNTLSNLTMLGDAAHRMPPYAGEGVNMAMLDALELSICLTSDQFPDLQAAIASFEKAMCLRASAITAMTLDQMEKLHSENGLPYLIHIFEQN, from the coding sequence ATGATATTGATAAAAGAAAAAAGTATAGCTATCGTTGGTGGCGGGCCGGGAGGGCTCACACTGGCCAAACTACTACAGCAGAAAGGAGCCAGCGTAAAAGTATATGAACGCGACCTGAATGCCGACGTCAGGCAACAAGGCGCAACGCTCGATCTTCATGACGATTCAGGCCTGAAAGCATTGCAGGCCGCCGGCCTGATGGAACAATTCAGGCAGCATTACCGCCCTGGCGCCGACAAAGTACGTGTGGTGGATGAGAATGCCGTACTTTACCGGGATGATCATACACGTGGCAAAGAAGAGCATTTTGGTAACAGCTACTTCCGGCCTGAAATAGATAGAGGCCCCTTGCGGGATATTCTAATTACCTCCCTGCAACCCGGCACCATCGTATGGGACAGCCACTTTATTGCTATGGAGAAAGAAGGTAATGGGTGGTTGCTCCGTTTCAACAATGGAACAAAAGCATATGCTGACCTGGTAATAGCTGCGGATGGCGCTCATTCAAAGATCCGCCCGCTGATCAGTGATATCCCTCCTGTTTATTCCGGCCTTACTGTTGTGGAGGCCAATATCTATAACGCCGCGAAGAATGCGCCAGCACTTTATTCACTGTTAAAAGGCGGAAAAGTTTTCGCCATCGGAAAAGAGAAATCACTGATACTTAGTAGTAAAGGAAATGGCAGTTTATCGTTCTATACCGGCTGTTGGGAAGATGAGAACTGGGTACAACAGTGCGGAATAGACTTCAATGACAGGCACCAGGTATTTGACTGGTTTAAAGAATGTTTCGTTGATTGGGATCCGTTATGGCATGAATTATTTTCAACCGATGAAGTATATTTCATTCCCCGCCCTATGTATCATTACCCACTGGATCAGCATTGGAACACGCTGAGTAATTTAACGATGCTGGGAGATGCCGCCCATCGTATGCCTCCCTATGCCGGAGAGGGCGTAAATATGGCCATGCTGGATGCGTTGGAATTAAGCATCTGCCTTACTTCTGACCAGTTCCCGGATCTGCAGGCTGCCATTGCCAGTTTTGAAAAAGCGATGTGCCTCCGGGCCTCTGCAATAACAGCCATGACGCTGGATCAAATGGAGAAGCTCCACTCAGAAAATGGCCTTCCGTATTTAATACATATCTTTGAACAAAACTAA